In one window of Thermotoga sp. Mc24 DNA:
- a CDS encoding Crp/Fnr family transcriptional regulator, whose translation MDLKKLLPCGRIIVFKKGEIVKYQDEPIEDVLVLLEGTLKTEHVSENGRTLEIDEIKPVQIIASGFIFSSEPRFPVNVVAGEDSKILSIPKEVFLDLLMKDKELLLFFLKDVSEHFRVVSEKLFFLTMKTLREKVLNFLVHHMNEERELILPVTLEELSRLFGCARPALSRVFQELEREGYIEKHGRRIKVLKDPLEHDRI comes from the coding sequence ATGGATCTGAAAAAACTGCTCCCATGTGGGAGAATAATCGTGTTCAAAAAAGGTGAAATCGTGAAATACCAGGATGAACCGATAGAAGACGTGCTTGTTCTCTTGGAAGGAACTTTGAAAACGGAACATGTCTCCGAAAACGGAAGAACCCTTGAGATCGATGAAATAAAACCCGTTCAGATCATCGCATCTGGTTTCATCTTCTCCAGCGAACCTAGATTCCCGGTGAACGTGGTGGCAGGAGAGGATTCAAAGATCCTCTCAATACCAAAAGAGGTTTTTCTCGATCTTCTGATGAAAGACAAAGAGCTTCTTCTTTTCTTTTTGAAAGACGTATCGGAACACTTCAGGGTAGTTTCTGAGAAGCTCTTTTTCCTCACCATGAAGACGCTCAGAGAAAAAGTGTTGAACTTCCTGGTGCATCACATGAACGAAGAGAGAGAATTGATACTCCCTGTCACCTTAGAAGAGCTCTCCAGACTTTTTGGTTGTGCCAGACCGGCGCTTTCGAGGGTCTTTCAGGAACTGGAGAGGGAAGGATACATAGAGAAACATGGAAGAAGGATAAAGGTTCTCAAAGATCCTCTCGAACATGATAGAATCTAA
- a CDS encoding transporter substrate-binding domain-containing protein, whose amino-acid sequence MIGIRGIVLFFLILSISIFSQPLRIALDEDYAPFSFYDENGNLIGISVDFWKLFSEKTGVEVELVPVKWYKAQELLTEGKVDAIDQIFKTLEREENLSFSRPVFVMNSCVFFRKALPIRDFSDLSSYVVGALKGEGVVETLRKKNPDVEFEFFDDYSSIVKALKERKISVFLGDDIVARYYLSKGDLLSEFRTLHLETNYLHVAVLKGNESILSLINSGLSRISERERNEIIRNYIPLVFVTPPWFLRVVFYGIAAFLVVFGIALTFIYLLRRKVEERTLQLKEANEELKAQNEEIEALYQEVFANQEELEKLYGEIRELNERFRESVRRMAKLVFIEDKSRFSFEMGQIVKYLLNAKKIESNSR is encoded by the coding sequence GTGATAGGGATCAGGGGGATTGTTCTTTTCTTTCTGATTTTATCGATTTCGATTTTTTCTCAACCCCTTCGGATAGCCCTCGATGAGGACTACGCACCATTTTCTTTTTACGATGAAAACGGAAATCTTATCGGGATCTCCGTCGATTTCTGGAAGCTCTTTTCAGAAAAAACCGGTGTAGAAGTTGAGCTCGTGCCTGTGAAGTGGTACAAGGCGCAGGAATTGTTGACTGAAGGAAAGGTTGACGCGATCGATCAGATCTTTAAAACCCTCGAGAGAGAAGAAAACCTTTCTTTTTCCAGACCTGTCTTCGTAATGAATTCCTGTGTATTCTTCAGAAAAGCCCTTCCCATAAGAGATTTTTCGGACCTGTCCTCTTACGTTGTCGGCGCTCTCAAGGGAGAAGGTGTTGTGGAAACTCTTCGCAAGAAAAATCCGGATGTGGAGTTCGAGTTCTTCGACGATTATTCCTCCATTGTGAAGGCGTTGAAAGAGAGAAAGATATCGGTTTTCCTAGGTGATGATATAGTGGCAAGGTACTACCTTTCAAAGGGTGATCTCCTTTCTGAATTCCGAACTCTTCATCTTGAGACGAATTATCTCCATGTTGCTGTTTTGAAGGGTAACGAAAGTATCCTGTCGCTTATAAATTCTGGACTGAGCCGTATTTCCGAAAGAGAAAGAAATGAAATCATCAGAAACTATATACCGCTTGTCTTTGTGACACCTCCGTGGTTCTTGAGGGTAGTCTTTTATGGAATCGCAGCTTTCCTGGTAGTTTTTGGCATTGCCCTGACGTTCATCTATTTGTTGAGAAGAAAAGTTGAGGAAAGAACCCTTCAGCTGAAAGAGGCAAACGAAGAGTTGAAAGCCCAGAACGAAGAGATAGAAGCCCTCTATCAGGAGGTCTTTGCGAACCAGGAAGAACTCGAGAAGCTCTACGGTGAGATCAGAGAGCTCAACGAGAGGTTCAGAGAATCGGTGAGGAGAATGGCCAAACTGGTTTTCATCGAAGACAAATCCAGGTTCTCTTTCGAAATGGGGCAAATCGTGAAATACCTTCTGAACGCAAAAAAAATTGAGAGTAATTCTCGATGA
- a CDS encoding HD-GYP domain-containing protein, which yields MRVILDDRILEKVEGTVFEISHSGEKHGYIVLEDDLSEDEKGVLKSLLTIISAIYTYRKLISRERKLYKDIVKTWVKALEYYDYYTKGHSEEVAYYAVEIGKMFDLGDEKLEKLYWAGLLHDIGKIYVPQVVLNKTSKLDEHEFELIKIHPVKGCELVKEIDGFEDIAIWIRHHHERWDGKGYPDGLKGEEIPFEARVLCVADSYQAMRSNRPYKREKSVEESIQELRRNAGRQFDSAIVEKFIEFLEGGGDLGTGHRG from the coding sequence TTGAGAGTAATTCTCGATGATCGTATACTTGAGAAAGTCGAAGGGACGGTATTTGAAATATCTCATTCAGGCGAAAAACACGGTTACATTGTGCTGGAAGACGACCTCAGCGAAGATGAAAAAGGAGTTCTCAAGTCGCTTCTAACCATCATTTCTGCCATATACACGTACAGAAAGTTGATAAGCAGAGAAAGGAAACTCTACAAAGACATTGTGAAAACTTGGGTGAAAGCACTGGAGTATTACGACTATTACACGAAAGGGCATTCAGAAGAGGTGGCCTATTACGCTGTTGAGATCGGAAAGATGTTTGACTTGGGCGATGAAAAGCTGGAAAAACTCTACTGGGCAGGCCTTCTACACGACATTGGAAAGATCTACGTACCCCAGGTTGTTTTGAACAAAACGAGCAAGCTTGATGAACATGAATTCGAACTGATAAAGATACATCCCGTCAAGGGATGCGAGCTGGTCAAGGAAATCGACGGCTTTGAGGATATTGCAATCTGGATAAGGCATCACCACGAAAGATGGGACGGAAAAGGGTACCCGGACGGTCTCAAAGGCGAAGAAATACCCTTCGAAGCCCGTGTTCTGTGTGTGGCGGATTCCTACCAGGCGATGAGAAGCAATAGACCCTACAAGAGAGAAAAAAGTGTCGAAGAATCGATTCAAGAGCTGAGAAGAAATGCGGGGCGACAGTTCGATTCTGCTATCGTGGAGAAATTCATAGAGTTCTTGGAAGGGGGAGGAGACCTTGGAACTGGGCATCGGGGATAA
- a CDS encoding SDR family oxidoreductase, producing MELGIGDKKALVLAASRGIGRAVANALSQEGAEVTICARNEELLKRSGHGYVVCDLRKDLNPLFKKVKEVDILVLNTGGPKAGFFDELMDEDFKEAIDSLFLNMIKIVRNYLPAMKKKGWGRIVAITSFSVVSPIENLYTSNSARMALTGFLKTLSFEVAPYGITVNCVAPGWTETERVKELLDEGKRRQVESHIPMKRMAKPEEIASVVVFLCSEKASYLTGQTIVVDGGLSKFPL from the coding sequence TTGGAACTGGGCATCGGGGATAAGAAAGCACTCGTTCTTGCGGCGAGCAGGGGTATTGGAAGAGCCGTGGCGAACGCTCTGAGTCAGGAAGGAGCGGAAGTTACCATCTGTGCGAGAAATGAAGAGCTTCTGAAAAGAAGTGGACACGGATACGTCGTCTGCGATCTCAGAAAGGATCTCAATCCGTTGTTCAAAAAGGTGAAAGAGGTGGACATTCTCGTTCTGAACACAGGAGGGCCAAAGGCAGGGTTCTTCGATGAACTTATGGATGAGGATTTCAAAGAAGCGATCGACAGCCTCTTTTTGAACATGATCAAAATCGTGAGAAACTATCTTCCAGCGATGAAAAAGAAGGGCTGGGGAAGGATCGTGGCCATCACCTCTTTTTCCGTGGTCTCACCGATAGAGAATCTCTACACATCCAATTCCGCGAGGATGGCCCTCACTGGATTTCTAAAAACACTCTCTTTCGAAGTGGCACCGTACGGTATCACGGTGAACTGTGTGGCACCAGGCTGGACGGAGACGGAGAGGGTGAAAGAACTTCTCGATGAGGGAAAGAGAAGGCAGGTGGAATCTCATATTCCCATGAAAAGAATGGCGAAACCTGAAGAGATAGCCAGTGTTGTGGTGTTCCTCTGTTCCGAAAAGGCCTCTTACTTAACAGGACAGACCATCGTCGTAGATGGCGGGCTTTCCAAATTTCCACTATAA